Genomic window (Pseudomonas xantholysinigenes):
AGCAATCAACCCTGCGGCTGGAGTGCCGCCAGGTGACCGCTGATGAGCATGGCGAACTCTTCGACGGTCATTTTCTTGCCGTTGAAATCGACCATGCCATCGGCATAATGCAGGCTCGACACCACGTCGGAGCCCTCCACCGTGGCCATGCCGCTCTGCAGCGCCATCATGCCGACCATCTCACCGGCCTGGCTGGACTGCTGGGCGATGGCCTGGGCATCGGTCTCGCCTTCAAGCAAGGCCTGCAAGGTGGCCAGGTCGGCGACCATCGGCTTGGACACACTGAGCTTGGCCTTCAGTTGCGTCAGCAACTGCTTGCCCAACTGGTCGGGCGGCAGGTCGAACGAGCTCGGGTTGGCGAAATCCATCGCTAGGTTGAAGTGGCTCTCGCCATTGGCGGTCTTGAACGCCAGCTTCTCCACCGCCACCTGCGGCTTGGCCACCAGCAGCTGCTGCAGATCACCCTGGACCTTGGCCTGCTCTTCGGGAGTCATCTGCAGCGATGGCGCCTCACCGTCGGCGGCCGCCTGCTGCATCTGCGGCAGCTGGGTCTGGTACCAGGCCATCAACGCCTGCATGGCGGGAATGTCGATGGACTTCATGGTCAGGACCATTTCCGCGCTGCCCACCTTGCGACCGGCATAGCTGATGTCACCGACCTTGTATTCCAGGCGCCCGGCCAGCTTGTCCTTGGCCTCGCCCTCGGCGTTGTACAGGTTGTTCTGCTGCAGCCCTTTGAGCACCAACAGCTCCTGCTTCGGCCCGAAGGTCGCCTGGACGTCGGCCAGGGCCAGGTCGAAGTTGCCGACATAGATCATGTCATGGCCGGTCTCGGTCAGCTTGCCACCGGCCTTGAAGCCATTGAGCTGGATCTTCACCGGGGCTTGTTGCTCGTCGACGAAGTTCAGTTCCAGGTGCCCGGCGTCGGCATGAATGCCCACAGCCTTGCCGTCGCGATCACCGCTCATCAGCACCTGCATGCCGGAGAAATCCAGGACATTGTCGCCGTCTTCCTTGAGGGTGACCGGGGCCAGGCGAATGTCGCTGTCGACGTTGCCGCCATACCCCAGGCTGAACTGCGCGGTGACCGGTGGTTTGTCGCCAGCAGCGGCGTACCAGCCCTTGGTGAAGTCGTCCTTGTCCAGCACGCTGTTGCTGGTGGCCATCACCGGCATCAGTTTGAACGCCTTGACCCGCGACCAGGGGAACGGCCCGTGCTCGATCTGATCGGTCACACCCACGGCAAAGTTGATTGCATCGGCCTCGCCTACCTGCACGTTCTCGGCCTTGAGGCGGTAGTGTGCGGTGCTGGTGAAGAAATGCTGCTCAAGCGAGACCAGTTCGAGGGTCATGCTGCCGCCGTTGCCGGCCAGGGCTTTCTTCAGTTCTTCGTTGCCACGGGCGACGGAGCGCTCCAGCTCGGCGGGCAGCTGCTTGCCGGTGTACCAGGCGCCAGCGGTGGTTGCGACGGCAATGGCGACGGCCAGACCGCAAAGGATGCCTACTGATTTCTTCATGAATAGAACCGATGACTGTCCATAGGGAGGGCGATTGGGGCGCCCCCGGTAAACGGCGGTGCGCGCCGGGGCAAGAATATCACCGGCATCCGGGCCGCGTGATGATCCTCGCTGCATTTTGTGTGTACATGGATGACGGCATACCCGTGACAGTCCGTGGCAAGCGTAAATTTTTACGAACATCAAAATCGATTTACGATCCGCTCAATCAGCCAAACAGAGTGCATAACGGCCAAATAAACCGATTCACCAACCACTCATCTGACACCCTGTCATGTTTAACTTGACACCCAAACGACCATCGTCTTTTATTCCGCCACCCCGCAGCTCCAACATAAAAGGTGAACAACATGGAGCCCATTCGCTCGACCTTGTCGTGCCCGTCACGCGCCGTGCCCGTTGTTTCGAGACAGGAGCAGCGCCTGCATGCAGCCTGACCACAGCGCCCCCGGCAACGCCCAGTTTCGCAAGTCCCTACGCCTCTGGCACGTGGTGATCATCGGCCTGGCCTACCTCACCCCGATGACCGTGTTCGACACCTTCGGCATCGTCTCCGGCATCACCGCCGGGCACGTGCCCAGCGCCTATATCCTGGCCCTGGCCGGGATCCTCTTCACCGCCGTGAGCTACGGCACCCTGGTGCGGCGCTTCCCGCAGTCCGGCTCGGCCTACACCTACACCCAGCGCGCAATCAACCCACATGTGGGCTTTCTGGTCGGCTGGTCGTCGCTACTGGACTACCTGCTGCTGCCGATGGTCAACGCCCTGCTGGCCAAGCTGTACCTGTCGGCGATGTTCCCCGAGGTGCCGGCGTGGGTCTGGGTGGCAGGCTTCGTCACCCTGATCAGCCTGATCAACATGCGCAGCGTCAACCTGGTGGCGCACTTCAACCTGCTGTTCGTCGCCGTGCAGGTGGCGATCATTGCGGTGTTCATCTACCTCTGCTGGCGCGGCCTGGGCCATGGCGAAGGCCTGGGCACGGCCTGGAGCCTGGTGCCGTTCGCCGACGAGCAGACCCAGTTCGCCGCCCTGGCCGCTGGCGCGACCATCCTGTGCTTCTCGTTCCTGGGCTTCGATGCGGTGACGTGCCTGTCGGAAGAAACCCGCGACCCGGGCAAGACCATTCCCCGGGCAATCTTCCTCACCGCGCTGATCGGCGGCGTGGTGTTCATTGGCGTGTCCTACTTCATCCAGGCCTATTTCCCGACCATGGCGCGGTTCCACGACCAGGAAGCAGCCCTGCCGGAAATCGCCCTGTATGTCGGCGGCAAGCTGTTCCAGTCGGTATTCATCGCCTGCACCGTGATCAACACCATCGCCTCGGGCCTGGCCTCGCAGACCAGCGTGTCGCGCCTGCTCTATGTGATGGGCCGTGACAACGTAATCCCGGCCAGCGTGTTCGCCCGCCTGCACCCGCGCTACAAGACCCCGGTGCTGAACATCGCCGTGGTCGGCCTGATCTCGCTGTCGGCGATCTTCTTCGACCTGGTCACCGCTACCTCGGTGATCAACTTCGGCGCGCTGGTGGCGTTCAGCTTCGTCAACCTGTCGGTGATCAACCACTGCTATATCCGTGAGCGGCAGAACAAGGGCCTGACGAACAACCTCAAGTATCTGGTCATGCCGACGATAGGCTTTTGCATCATCGTGTCGCTGTGGCTGGACCTGAACCAACACTCGCTGCTGTTCGGCGGGGTCTGGGCCTTGCTGGGCGTGTGCTACCTGGGCTGGCTGACCAAGGCCTTCAGGGTCGCGCCACCCAACTGCATTGCCGAATGAACCACCCGACGCCCGCCTGACCGCGGGCGTCCTTTTGCCCGAGAAGGAAACGCCCATGCTGTCGCGCCGCCTCTCCATCCAATGGAAGATCACCCTGCTCGCCGGCCTGTGCCTGCTGGCCATCGTCGCTTTGCTGGTGACGACGTCGCTGACCCAGGCTCGGCACAGTGCCGAGCAAGTGTTCCAGGCCAACAGCGAGCTGCTCGATCGCAGCGCACGCCTGCGCCTGCAGGCCCATGGCGAGACCCAGGCCCTACGCATCCAGCGCTACTTCATGGACGCCTACCAGTACGGCAATGGCTTCGCCCGCCTGGTGCAGGCACTCAAGGCCCGTGGCGGCAGCGACCTGCGCGACGAGCTGACGCGCCAGGCCCGCGCCGCGCTGGCCGGCAACAGTGACCTGATCGGCCTGTACCTGGTGTTCCAGCCCAATGCCCTGGACCAGGCCGACGCTCGTTTCGTCGGCCAGGCCGACAACGGCAGCAACGACAGCGGGCGCTTCTCGCTGTATTGGTCGCAGCCCAGCGCCGGTGCGCTGGAGCAGGAAGCCATGCCCGAATCGATGCTGGCCGACACCAGCGTTGGCGCCAACGGCTCGCCCTACAACCGCTGGCTGACCTGCCCGCAGGAAACCGCCAAAGCTTGCGTGCTCGATCCGTACTTCGACGAGGTCAACGGTCACCAGGTGTTGATGACCAGTATCGCCCTGCCCTTGCTGGAAAACGGCAAGGTGATCGGCGTGGTCGGCCTGGACATCGGCCTGGACAACCTGCAGCAATTGAGCCTGGCCGGGCGTCAGGAGCTGTTCGACGGCCAGGGCCAGGTGAGCATCGTCAGCCCTGCGGGCCTGCTCGCGGGGCACAGCCAGGACGCCACGCAGTTGAGCAAGACCGTGGAGCAAGCTTTCGGTGCCGGCGCCAGCGCACTCACCGGCCCGCTGCGTGCCGGCCAGGCGGTCGAGCGCCTGGACGCAGGCAGCATGCGTATTTCCCGCCCGTTCGCACCGATCCCCGGCGCCGCGCCCTGGCAGGTGTTGCTGGATCTGCCCGAACAGGTGCTGCAAGCCCCCGCCGTGGCTCTGAACCAGCGGTTGGACAGCCAGAACCAGAACGCCAACCTCATCAGCCTGCTGATTGGTCTCGGTGCGGCGGTGCTGGGTTTGTTGCTGGTGTGGTTGACGGCCCGTGGCGTGACCCGGCCGATCCTTGCCGTGGCCGCGCGTCTGGAGGACATCGCCAGCGGCGAGGGTGACCTGACGCGGCGTCTGGACTATGCCCGTGACGACGAGCTGGGCAAGCTGACGGGCTGGTTCAATCGTTTCCTCGACAAGTTGCAACCGGTGATCGCCCAGCTCAAGGGTTCGGTGCAGGAGGCGCGGGGCACTGCAGATCAATCGGCGTTGATTGCCAGCCAGACCAGCGATGGCATGCAGCAGCAGCACCGTGAGATCGAGCAGGTGGCCACCGCGGCCAACGAGATGAGCGCCACCGCCCACGATGTCGCCCATAACGCGGCCCAGGCGGCACAAGCCGCGCGCGGTGCCGACCAGGCGACCCGTGATGGCCTGGCGCGGGTGGCGGCGACCCGCACGGCGATCGACCAGCTCGCCGATGGCATGACCGCGGCCATGGACGAAGCCCGGGCTCTGGAAAGTCGTGGCGAGCAGATTGGTTCGGTGCTGGAGGTGATTAGGGCGATTGCCGAGCAGACCAATTTGCTGGCCCTCAACGCTGCGATCGAGGCGGCCCGGGCGGGTGAGGCGGGGCGTGGTTTCGCGGTGGTGGCTGATGAGGTGCGCAACCTGGCGCAGCGTACTCAGGTGTCGGTGGAGGAGATTCGCCAGGTGATCGAAGGCTTGCAGCAAGGCACCCTGGATGTGGTGGGGGCCATGCAGGCTGGTCAGCGCCAGGCTCAGGACAGTGCCACGCAGATGGAGCAGACTTTGCCGGCGTTGCAACGGATTGGCGAGGCGGTGGCGGTGATCACCGATATGAACCTGCAGATTGCTTCGGCGGCCGAGGAGCAGAGCGCGGTGGCCGAAGAGGTGAACCGTAACGTGGCGGGGATTCGCGATGTTACCGAGACGTTGTCGGGGCAGGCGGACGAGGCGGCGCGGATCAGCCAGGCGCTGAACCGGTTGGCCAATCAGCAGCAGGTCTTGATGGCGCAATTTCGGGTGTAGTCTTTTGGAGGGAAGTGTCCCTCCACCACCCTACCCGTAATCCGGGCTGATCTTGAACTTGATCTTGATCTTGATCTTGATCGGAAGATTAACCTCGCACTGGCTAGCGACAGCTGCCTCAGTGCAGGCGCCGCCGCTAACTTCGCGACTTCAGGAGGCCGAACGCAGGCCTTGCGGAGGGAGGTGACGGGCATGGATGCCCGTCAAGCGCTGCGCCCCAGGATGGGGCGTTCAGCGCGGTCCTCCCGGGAGCAAGGCCGGAGTGAGGGGACCCGGAGCGTAGCGGAGGGCCGGATGAATGGAGCGCAGCGTTTTTTGGTTACTTTTTGTCGCGTTTGACAAAAAGTGACTCGCCGTTGAACTGACCCCCGAAAGTTGGACGGGGTACGCTATGGGTTCAGCGCTTGGGTCCGAAATTGTACCGGACTCAAGCCATTCAGTCTTAGACTTATACGCTCTTGGTTGTAGTAGGCGATGTAGTCCTCAAGGCCTGACGCCAGTTGTTCAACACTCTCAAACGATTGCAAATAGAAAAACTCGCTCTTGAGTGTGCCAAAGAAGCTTTCCATCGCGGCATTGTCCAGGCAGTTACCCTTACGCGACATACTCTGTTGTATTTTCTTTCTGCCCAGCATATGTCGATAAGCGGGCTGTCGGTATTGCCAGCCCTGATCGGAGTGCAATATCGGTTTGTCATCTGGGTTCAGCCGCTCGAAAGCTTGCTCCAACATCGCCGACACCATCTTGAACTCAGGGCGCGGATTGATCTGATAGGCAAGAATTTCGCCGTTGTACAGGTCCATCACAGGCGAAAGAAACAGCTTCTGCCCTTTCACCTTGAACTCTGTCACATCGGTTACCCATTTCTGATTAGGGGCTTCCGCCTTGAACTCACGCTTGAGCAGATCAGATGCAACAAGCCCTTCGGAACCTCGGTAGGAGCGATATTTCTTCACTTTTACCAGCGATTTCAGATCCATTAACTGCATCAACCGCTGCACCTTCTTGTGATTGATCACCTCGCCATGGCACCCAAGCACGGCGGTGATGCGGCGATAGCCGTACCGCCCCTTATGCCTGTGATAGACACTCTTGATGCGTTCTTTGAGGGCCGCATGCTTGTCGGCCACCAAGGCTTTGCTTTGGTAATAGAAGGTACTGCGTGCCAGCCCTGCAGCACGTAACAGCAGAGCCAGTCGATGTTCATGCCTCAATCCTTGGACAGCCTGCGCTTTCTTGGTTGCGCAGTGCGTGGATCCGCTTGGATCAAGGCATCGAGCTTTTTTAGATAGGCATTCTCCGCACGTAAATACTCCAGCTCTTCGAGCATTTGCTTAGGTGTCAACTCAGCATCTGCAGGCTTAGCAGGGCTTACGTTGGGTTGTTCTGATGCTTTGCGGGGCATACTGGATTCTCGGGCACGATGCGGGTGAAGTGCTTCTAGTCCGCCTTCATCGTACAACCTTTTCCATTGCCTGATGCTACTCGGGCCACGAATATCAAACTGTATGCAGGCTTGCTGGGCTGACAGTCCGTCTTGCTCGATGCACTGCAAAACCTTCAACTTGAACTGGGCGTCGTAGTGGCTGTACTTGGTAGCCAGACCTGCAGCACCGTGTTGCTCATAGCCCTTTATCCAACGGCGCAGCAGCGATGCACTCAGGCTATGCCTCAGTGCCACCTCATGAACACTCCGGGCAGAAAGACACTCCTCGATGAGTGCTTGCTTGAGCGCTAGGTCGTATTTCGTCATGGAACACCCTCCGCTTGGGGTCAGGCGTCCAACTTTCGGGGGTCAGTTCACGTAAGGGCGAAAAGGTGACTATGCGTCGACATAGCAAATGAATGCGCTTACATCTGTATAAACCCACACCGACCGACTTTGACTTTGACTTTGACTTTGACTTTGACTTTCAAAGCGTGGGTCTTGAAAGTTATACGCTCATTCATTGGCGATGGCGACGCATAGTCACCTTTCCGCCCTTACGGCGGGTAACTTTTTGAAGGATCAAAAAGTCACCAAAAAATCCTCGCTCCATTCATCCGGCCCCTACGCTTCGCTCCGGGGTCCCCTCGCTCCGTTCTTGCTCCCGGGAGGACCGCGCTGAACGCCCCATCCTGGGGCGCAGCGCTTGACGGGCATCCATGCCCGTCACCTCCCTCCGCAAGAACTCCGCTCGGCCTCCTGAAGTCGCAATTGGCGGCGCCTGAACTATCGCGCACTTAGAAGCAAGATCAAAATCAAGATCAAGATCAAGATCAAGAATTTCTACATGCAAAACTCATACTGCCTGATTTATCCCGTACTCAAAGACAAACAAAACACCAAAAGTAAAAATAATCATTCCCCTCCCCATCACCCTCTCCGGGACTTTCATGATTTGTTGACGATCTTTTCACGCCCCGCGCTTTAGCGTCGCCTCCCAACCGATCCGGCAAGCAACTGGCTTTCTGAGGCGCACGTGTCCCGCACAACTCCCCCCACCCGTACATCCACCGACTGGGCCGCCCTCGGCTGGCTTCTGCTGTTTTTCTGGTATTTCTCCGGCGTCACCCAAGCCCTGCTGATGCTCAGCGGCACCACCGGCTTCGCCGGCTTTCGCGATGCCTTCTTCCTCAGCAGCCTGTGGCTGGCCCCGGTATTGCTGCTACCACGCCTGACCCGCCCCCTGGCCGCGCTGATCGGCCTGGTGCTGTGGGCCTGCTCACTGGTCGGCCTCAGCTACTTCGGCATCTACCACCAGGAATTCTCGCAAAGCGTCATCTTCGTGATGTTCGAATCCAACACCGCCGAAGCCGGGGAATACTTCAGCCAGTACTTCAGCGTCTGGCTATGCCTGGCACTGCTGCTCTACAGCCTGGTCGCCGTACTCCTGTGGAAACGCCTGCGCCCGGTCAGCCTGCCCCTGTACAGCCGCATCCCACTGGCCCTGCTGCTGGTGACCGCGACCCTGGGCTACCCCTTCTACAAACAGATGGTCTCCCAGCAACGCAGCTTCGCCGAAGCCCAGGAAAAGGTCGAACAACGCATGGCCGCGGCAGTGCCCTGGCAACTGCTGGTCGGCTACCGGCAATACCGCGAGCAGCTCGACAACATGCAGGCATTGCTGAACCAGAACGCCGCCCTGCCACCACTGCAGAACCTCAAGGACAACAGCGGCGACGCACCACGCACCCTGGTGCTGGTACTCGGCGAATCCACCACCCGCGAGCACATGCACCTGTATGGCTATGGCCGCGATACCACGCCAAACCTCGATGCCCTCGCCGCCCGCGACAACAGCCTGACCGTGTTTCGCAATGTCGTGTCGCCACGCCCGTACACCATCGAAGTCATGCAGCAGATCCTCACTTTCGGCGACGAGCAGCACCCTGACCGCTTCCTCACCGACCCGTCGCTGATCAACCTGATGAAACAGGCCGGCTACAAGACGTTCTGGATCACCAACCAACAGACCATGACCAAGCGCAACACCATGCTCACCACCTTCTCCCAGCAGACGGACGTGCCGGTGTACCTGAACAACCAGCGCAGCCAGAACGCCAGCCAGTTCGACAGCGTGGTGCTCGAGCCCTTCGACAAGGCGCTGCGCGACCCGGCGCAGAAGAAGCTGATCATCGTTCACCTGCTCGGCACCCACATGGATTACCGCTACCGCTACCCGGCGCAGTTCGAGCACTTCAAGGACAACGTCGGCGCGCCGGCGGCCCTGTCGCCCGACCAGGTGGAAACCTACAACTTCTACGACAACGCGGTGCGCTACAACGACTTTATCGTCTCGGACCTGATCAAGCGCTATTCGGCCACCACGCCGAACGGCTTCCTGCTCTACCTCTCCGACCATGGCGAGGATGTCTACAGCTCCGGCAAGCATGACCGCCTGGGGCGCAACGAGGCCGACCCGACCCGGCCGATGTACACCATCCCCTTCCTGCTGTGGACCTCGCCCAGCTGGCAAGCGGCCCACCCTCGCGATTTGCAGGCCATGGCCAACCGCCCCTACAGCAGCGCGCACCTGATCCACACCTTGTCCGACCTGGCAGGCCTGAGCTACGACCACTTCGAGCCCGCCAAGAGCCTGGTCAGCCCGCAATTCAGCGCCAGCCCGCGCTGGATCGGTGACCCGTACGCAAAGAACGGGCTGCACGAATTCGACAAGCTGCCCGGCGCCAACGCTGACAAGGAACAACGCACCGCCAGCAGCGATGTCGCTCGCCCCGGCGAAGGCTGAAACCGCCCCTCTCCCCCCAACCCCCCTGCAGCCGATACCTGGACATCCAGGTATCGGCTTTTTTATGCAGCGCATTGAAGGATGATTTTTTTTCTGGCAATGCAAATACGCCGTACTCATGCCACTACAAATAGACGAAGACAATCGTCATTGTGCATCGACACCCACCTATAAAAACGGCGAACAAAAGAAAGAATCAACGTCAAAAGGCACTTTTGCCACAGTTCCAACCTATCAAAATGACGAATGATGTCATTCCAAAAGGGAATGATGTAACGAGTAATGCTCGTTTGTTCCCCGCGCCTTTCAAGGCCAATACTGATTTCCATCAATGCAATCGTGACCGCCATGGCCGTGGAGCAGCCATCGGCCAACGTGCGTCCGCGCACGCGCTGTGCGTCGCTACAACTGCAAGTGGAAGGAACACAACAAGAACAACAACTCACTTGAATGCAGATCAAATAGGTTGCCCATGACCCTTTCCAACAACACCACAAGTTCGCCTGCCGCACCGCCCTCCTCAGGCCACCTCAAGCGCACCCTGACCAGCCGCCACCTGAACATGATCGCCATCGGCGGATCGATCGGGACCGGGCTGTTCGTTTCCTCCGGCGCCACCATCGCCCAGTCCGGCCCGGGCGGCGCCTTGCTGTCGTTCGCGGTGATCGGGCTGATGGTGTATTTCCTGATGACCAGCCTCGGCGAACTGGCCGCTTGCATGCCGGTCAGCGGCTCGTTCTCCACCTACGCCTCGCGCTACGTGGAAGAAAGCTTCGGCTTCGCCCTCGGCTGGAACTACTGGTACGCCTGGGCCGTGACCATCGCCGTGGACCTGGTGGCGGTGCAGATCATCATGACGTACTGGTTCCCCGACACCCCCGGGGTAATCTGGAGCGCGGCATTCCTGGGCTTGCTGTTCGCCCTCAACGTCGCCTCGGTACGCTTCTTCGGCGAGGCCGAATTCTGGTTCGCCCTGATCAAGGTGGTGACCATCATCGTCTTCATCATCGTCGGCGTGCTGATGCTGCTGGGCATCCTCGAAGGCGGCCAGGACGGCGGCGCCCACCTCTGGCAGCTCGGCGAAGCACCGATCGCCGGCGGCCTGCCGGCGCTGATCGGCGTGGCGATGATCGTCGGCTTCTCGTTCCAGGGCACCGAGTTCGTCGGCATTGCCGCGGGCGAGACGGAAAACCCCGGGCGCAACATTCACAAGGCAGTGCGGCAGATCTTCTGGCGCATCCTGCTGTTCTACGTGTGCACCATCATCGTCATTGGCCTGTTGATCCCCTACACCGACCCGCGCCTGCTCAAGGACGGCCTGTCCGACATCACCATCAGCCCGTTCACCCTGATCTTCTCCAAGGCCGACATGCTCGCCGCCGCCGCCGTGATGAACGCGGTAATCCTCACCTCGGTGCTGTCGGCCGGCAACTCGGGCATGTATGCCTCCTCGCGCATGCTCTACAGCCTGGCCCTGGAACGCAAGGCACCGGCGATCTTCGCCCGGCTCACCCGCAGCGGCACCCCGGTATGGGCGCTGCTGGCCACCGCGGCGGTGGCCGGTCTGTGCCTGCTGAGCTTCCTGTTCAGCCCCGGCAAGCTCTACCTGTGGCTGCTCAACACCTCCGGCATGCTCGGCTTCATCGCCTGGCTGGGCATCGCCGTCAGCCACTACCGCTTCCGCCGTGGCTACCTGCACCAAGGCCACGACCTGGCCCGGTTGCCCTACGTGTCGAAGTTCTTCCCGATCGGGCCACTGTTCGCCTTCGGCCTGTGCCTGGTGGTGATGCTCGGGCAGAACTACCAGGCGTTCCTCGGCGGGCAGATCGACTGGATCGGCGCCCTCGCCACCTACGTCGGCCTGGTGCTGTTCGTGCTGATGTGGCTGGGCCACAAGCTGCTCACCGGCTCGCGGACCGTGCGCTACAAAGACATGGATTTCTCCGTCATCGAGACCCGCAAAAACGCCGACACGGCCGCGAAAACCCACGCCAGCACCACCACGGCAAACCAGCTACCCGCCTGAGAACCACCGCGCGGACCGGCAACGGTCCGCCCCTGACTGCCCGGGATCATGATGAACAGCCATTTCCTCGACTCCTATTACGAAGCAACCGTGCGGCGTACCGCCTACCCTGCCCAGGCCGGCCGCACCACGACCCGCGTGTGCATCCTCGGTGGCGGCCTGGCTGGCCTGTCCACGGCCCTAGGGCTGGCCGAGCGTGGCGTGAGCGATGTGACCCTGCTCGAAGCCGAGCGCATCGGCCATGGCGCCTCGGGGCGCAATGGCGGCTTCGTGTTCGGCGGCTACAGCCTGGGCAACGCCGAGCTGCTGGCGACCCTGGGCGCCAGCGAGGCCCGACGCCTCTACCAGCTGACCCTCGATGCCGTCGACCTGATCCGCCAGCGCACCCGCCAGTACGCCATCGACTGCGACCTGGTCGACCAGGGGGTGATCCTCGCCAACTGGTTCAACGACCCCGCGCGCCTGGACAAGCCCCGCCAATTGATGAAAGAGGCCTATGGCGTGGACTGGACCTACCTGTCCCCTGGCGAATTACGCGAGCAGCTCAAGAGCGGGCGCTATTACGGCGGCCTGCTCGAGCGCAACGCGTTCCACTTCCATCCGCTCAAATACGTCTGTGGCGTGGCTCGCGCCGCCAGCGACGCCGGCGTGACTCTGTTCGAGCACTCGCCAGTCACTCGGATCGAGAGAAAAGCCGGTGGTGGCTACATCGTGCGCACCGAACAAGGCGAGGTCCATGCCGAGGACGTGGTGTTTTCCGGCGGCGGCTATGCGCGCGGCGTGCACGCACCGGTCGAGCGCGCGGTGTTGCCGATCGCCACCTACGTGGTGACCACCCCGCCGCTGGGTGAACGCCTGCAAGAGGCGATTACCTGCCAGTCGGCGATCTACGACACACGCTTCGCCTTCGATTACTACCGCCCACTGCAGGACACACGAATCCTCTGGGGCGGGCGCATTTCCATCCTCGACCGCGGGCCGCAGGCAATCGCCAAATTGCTCAAGGCCGACCTGGCGAGCGTCTACCCACAGCTTGAAGATGTGCAACTGGAGTACTCCTGGGGCGGATTGATGAGCTACGGTCGGCACCAGATGGCCCAGATCGGCCAGGATGAACAGGGCATCTGGCACGCCGTCGGCTTTGGTGGGCATGGCATGGCGCCCACCACCGTGGCCGGCGAGGTGCTGGCCGATGCCATCGCCCGGCGACTGCCGGTGCCCCAAGGGTTTGCCCGCTTCGGCCTGGAGCGCACCTATGGGCTGGCCGGGATGCTGGCCGCGCAGGCCACCTACAGCGCCTACCAGGCCCGCGATGCGTTCGATGCGCGGCGCCTGAATCGCTGAATCGCGTCACTCCGGCCAGTCACCGCGTCGCCTGGTCGACGAAGCAGGCGCCGCGGACGCGAGCCAGTAGGCCGGGAACAGGATCGCACCCGGTCAACGCCGGGCCGGGCAATGCGAGTAGCCATCCCCCCTACCCCGGCATAGCATGCAAGCCTGATGGTCGGCCTACCAAACGGACTTGGAAGATGAACGCCAACACACGCCTCGATGTCATTGCCTTTGAACAACGCCCGCTCACCCAACCCCAGCGCGACACCCTGGAAACCTGCAGCCTCGAACAACTGCGCGACGTGCAACTGCGACGCCTACGCTGGTCGCTGAAACACGCCTGGCGCAACGTGCCCTGG
Coding sequences:
- a CDS encoding amino acid permease, whose protein sequence is MTLSNNTTSSPAAPPSSGHLKRTLTSRHLNMIAIGGSIGTGLFVSSGATIAQSGPGGALLSFAVIGLMVYFLMTSLGELAACMPVSGSFSTYASRYVEESFGFALGWNYWYAWAVTIAVDLVAVQIIMTYWFPDTPGVIWSAAFLGLLFALNVASVRFFGEAEFWFALIKVVTIIVFIIVGVLMLLGILEGGQDGGAHLWQLGEAPIAGGLPALIGVAMIVGFSFQGTEFVGIAAGETENPGRNIHKAVRQIFWRILLFYVCTIIVIGLLIPYTDPRLLKDGLSDITISPFTLIFSKADMLAAAAVMNAVILTSVLSAGNSGMYASSRMLYSLALERKAPAIFARLTRSGTPVWALLATAAVAGLCLLSFLFSPGKLYLWLLNTSGMLGFIAWLGIAVSHYRFRRGYLHQGHDLARLPYVSKFFPIGPLFAFGLCLVVMLGQNYQAFLGGQIDWIGALATYVGLVLFVLMWLGHKLLTGSRTVRYKDMDFSVIETRKNADTAAKTHASTTTANQLPA
- a CDS encoding NAD(P)/FAD-dependent oxidoreductase, which gives rise to MMNSHFLDSYYEATVRRTAYPAQAGRTTTRVCILGGGLAGLSTALGLAERGVSDVTLLEAERIGHGASGRNGGFVFGGYSLGNAELLATLGASEARRLYQLTLDAVDLIRQRTRQYAIDCDLVDQGVILANWFNDPARLDKPRQLMKEAYGVDWTYLSPGELREQLKSGRYYGGLLERNAFHFHPLKYVCGVARAASDAGVTLFEHSPVTRIERKAGGGYIVRTEQGEVHAEDVVFSGGGYARGVHAPVERAVLPIATYVVTTPPLGERLQEAITCQSAIYDTRFAFDYYRPLQDTRILWGGRISILDRGPQAIAKLLKADLASVYPQLEDVQLEYSWGGLMSYGRHQMAQIGQDEQGIWHAVGFGGHGMAPTTVAGEVLADAIARRLPVPQGFARFGLERTYGLAGMLAAQATYSAYQARDAFDARRLNR